One genomic window of Amphiura filiformis chromosome 3, Afil_fr2py, whole genome shotgun sequence includes the following:
- the LOC140147151 gene encoding neuronal cell adhesion molecule-like → MDPSGAYADPGFEVEGWFIILIVIITLLLLIILIVCLIKSQKGGKYYVSDKEDQLKDDVEFSPVKDQGGFDEFQPRDDEKAPLTHGSQPSLNESEPGSSETDSLKEYAEGSMGKFDEEGSFIGQYGDKKMRSPDKDQDGTGGYATFV, encoded by the exons ATGGACCCGTCGG GAGCTTATGCAGACCCTGGTTTTGAAGTAGAAGGCTGGTTTATTATACTCATTGTTATCATCACTCTACTTCTTCTCATCATTCTAATTGTATGTCTAATCAAGAGTCAAAAAGGAGGCAAATACTATG TATCAGATAAAGAAGATCAGCTTAAGGATGATGTAGAATTCTCACCTGTCAAGGATCAGGGGGGATTTGATGAATTCCAACCTAGAGA TGATGAAAAGGCACCTCTAACCCATGGCTCACAGCCTAGTCTTAATGAGAGTGAGCCCGGTAGTAGTGAAACAGACAGTTTGAAAGAGTATGCTGAAGGCAGCATGGGCAAATTCGACGAAGAAGGATCATTTATAGGACAATATGGTGATAAGAAAATGCGGTCGCCAGACAAGGATCAAGACGGGACTGGGGGGTATGCAACATTTGTCTGA